One Acidobacteriota bacterium DNA segment encodes these proteins:
- the uvrB gene encoding excinuclease ABC subunit UvrB, with amino-acid sequence MDFKLVSDYQPQGDQPQAIEQLVRGLNEGTQHQVLLGVTGSGKTFSIASVIERVNRPTLVMAHNKTLAAQLYQEFKSFFPQNAVEYFVSYYDYYQPEAYLPASDTYIEKEATINEEIDRLRLSATRSLFERRDCIVVASVSCIYGLGDPDAYYGMIIFVERGQQISRTALLKKLVELQYQRNDIEFLRGSFRVRGDVVEIYPVYQDRAIRIEFWGDEIDAISTIDPLLGEVLEKHQRLPIYPKTHYVSSPQTIKRAIKSIKEELDWWEPQLVAAGKTIEAARLHQRTMYDIEMLKELGYCQGVENYSRHLTGKKAGEPPPTLLDYLPRDSVVMVDESHQTIPQIRGMYNGDQSRKGTLVEYGFRLPSAKDNRPLNFEEWKQRVGQLIYVSATPGPYELTMTGGEVIEQVIRPTGLIDPEVDVRPVRGQIDDLLNEIRIRTERNERVLVTTLTKKMAEDLTEYYTDVGVQVRYLHSDIETLERIKILRDLRRGEFDVLVGINLLREGLDLPEVSLVAILDADKEGFLRSGSSLIQTIGRAARNVNGKAILYADKMTDSMRYAIGETQRRREKQSEYNRENHITPQTIIKAIDSTLVTISEADYFKVPIDLEEVEGYSLENLRETSERIEREMREAAAKLEFERAAELRDKLKELRKRELTMR; translated from the coding sequence ATGGATTTTAAATTAGTATCGGATTATCAACCGCAAGGCGATCAGCCGCAAGCCATCGAACAACTGGTGCGCGGCTTGAATGAGGGCACCCAGCATCAGGTTTTACTGGGCGTCACGGGCTCGGGAAAAACATTTTCAATTGCTTCTGTGATTGAACGGGTCAATCGCCCGACGCTGGTGATGGCGCATAATAAAACGCTCGCCGCGCAACTCTATCAGGAGTTCAAATCGTTCTTTCCGCAAAACGCCGTCGAATATTTCGTCAGCTACTATGACTACTATCAACCCGAAGCCTATCTTCCGGCTTCTGATACCTACATCGAAAAAGAAGCGACCATCAACGAAGAGATTGACCGCCTGCGGCTTTCAGCAACCCGCAGCCTCTTTGAACGCCGCGATTGTATCGTCGTCGCATCGGTCTCCTGCATTTATGGACTGGGCGACCCCGATGCCTATTACGGCATGATTATTTTCGTTGAACGCGGGCAACAGATTTCGCGCACCGCGTTACTTAAAAAACTGGTCGAATTGCAATATCAGCGCAACGATATTGAATTTCTGCGCGGCTCGTTTCGCGTGCGCGGCGATGTCGTGGAAATCTACCCGGTCTATCAAGACCGCGCCATTCGTATCGAATTCTGGGGCGATGAAATCGACGCCATTTCAACCATCGACCCGCTGCTTGGCGAAGTCCTCGAAAAACACCAACGTCTGCCGATTTATCCCAAGACCCATTACGTCTCTTCGCCGCAAACCATCAAACGCGCCATCAAAAGTATCAAAGAGGAATTGGATTGGTGGGAGCCGCAACTGGTCGCTGCCGGCAAAACCATCGAAGCCGCGCGCCTCCATCAACGCACCATGTATGACATCGAAATGCTCAAAGAATTGGGCTATTGCCAGGGCGTCGAAAATTATTCGCGCCATTTGACCGGCAAAAAAGCGGGCGAGCCGCCGCCTACACTACTCGATTATCTGCCGCGTGATTCAGTCGTCATGGTTGATGAAAGCCATCAGACGATTCCGCAAATTCGCGGGATGTATAACGGCGACCAGTCGCGCAAAGGCACACTCGTCGAATACGGTTTTCGTCTGCCTTCCGCAAAAGACAATCGCCCGCTCAATTTTGAAGAGTGGAAACAGCGCGTCGGTCAATTGATTTATGTATCAGCAACCCCCGGTCCTTATGAACTGACGATGACCGGCGGCGAAGTTATCGAACAGGTCATTCGACCGACAGGACTCATTGACCCCGAAGTCGATGTGCGCCCGGTGCGCGGACAAATTGATGATTTGCTCAATGAAATACGCATTCGCACAGAGCGCAATGAACGTGTACTGGTGACCACGCTGACGAAAAAGATGGCGGAAGATTTGACCGAGTATTACACGGATGTCGGCGTCCAGGTGCGCTATCTGCACTCGGACATTGAAACCCTCGAACGCATTAAAATTCTGCGCGACCTGCGTCGCGGCGAATTCGATGTCCTGGTCGGCATCAACCTGTTACGCGAAGGTTTGGATTTACCGGAAGTCTCGCTGGTCGCCATTTTGGATGCCGATAAAGAGGGCTTTCTGCGGTCGGGTTCATCGCTCATTCAAACCATCGGACGCGCCGCCAGGAACGTCAATGGCAAAGCGATTTTGTATGCCGATAAGATGACCGATTCCATGCGTTATGCGATTGGCGAAACTCAACGTCGTCGCGAAAAACAGTCCGAGTATAATCGTGAAAATCACATCACCCCGCAGACCATTATCAAAGCGATTGATTCGACGCTGGTGACCATTTCCGAAGCTGACTATTTCAAAGTGCCGATTGATCTTGAAGAGGTCGAAGGCTATTCGTTGGAAAATCTCAGAGAAACCTCAGAGCGAATTGAACGCGAAATGCGCGAAGCCGCCGCCAAACTTGAATTTGAACGCGCCGCGGAACTGCGCGACAAACTCAAAGAACTTCGCAAACGCGAACTGACGATGCGATAG